The region TAGCTACAAAACCTTGTTCTGAAGGATATTTAACCTTTGCTACAGCATGAGCATGAGGTGTTGAACCCATACCTGCTTCATTTGAAAATAGACCTCTTGCTACCCCGTACCTTATTACTTGTTTTACAGAGGCCCCAAATATTCCACCAGCTATTGCCTGAGGGTTAAAGGCACCTTCAAAAATCATTTGAAATGTTGGTCCAATGTTTTTGTAATTTACAATAACTATTATCAAACAACCTAGTATATATAGTATAGCCATAATAGGAACGACCAATTCAGTAAAGGAAGCTATTCTACCCATTCCACCAGAAAATATTAAATAAGCTAAAATAGCTATTGCTATACCTACCACTAATTCAGATACTCCAAATGCTTTGTTCATGGAGGCAGCTATGGAATTTGACTGTACCATATTTCCTACAAAACCTAATGCTATAATGATGGCTACTGCGAAGAATGCAGCTAAAAATTTAGCCAGAGTCTTGTTTTTAAGACCTTTGCTGATATAATAAGCTGGTCCTCCTGTTACTTCTCCATCAACTCTATCTTTAAAAATTTGAGCAAGTACTGCTTCGGCAAAGATAGTACCCATTCCAAAGAATGCACTTACCCACATCCAAAATATTGCACCAGGGCCTCCAGAGGCTATGGCTGTAGCTACTCCTGCTAAGTTTCCTGTACCTACTTGAGCAGCTATAGCTGTTGCAAGAGCTTGGAAGGAAGACATACCATCTTTATTTGCTCTTTCGTCTTTTTTAAAAATACCGCCAAAAACTTGCTTCATTGCAGGTCTAAATTTCCTTATTTGAATAAATCTTAGTCTAAATGTATAATATATTCCTACTCCAACTAACAAAAATATTAATAGATAATCCCATAACACAGTGTTTATAATGTTTATAATTTTCGGAAAATTCATTTCGTACCTCCTTTGCTATTTTTATTTGTTTTCCAAAGTATAGCTTTAGTACGCTAATGTAATGTATGCTATTGGTTTAAATATTCTAACAAAAAAATATATAAGTTTCAATAATTATTTTTATCAATACTATGTTTTTTTATTAAAAAAAAAGATCCCAAAACTGGAATCTTTTTTTCAAAACAATATTAAAAGGTATATTATATATAAAATTAGTAGCAAAGCTCCTGTTTTTCTGTTTATCTCTCCTTTTAAAAAACCACTTAATACAAACAAAATCATTATTAAAAATGAAAAGGGAGTATCTAAAAACAATGTTTGCCTATTTACAAGTAGACCATGATCGCTTACAAGAGTTGAAGCTCCTATAACACTTGTTAGATTTAATATATTGGCACCGATGATATTTCCTACAGATATATTTGATTCTCCTTTGATAAGTGCTACTATTGCTGTAACCAATTCTGGCAGTGAAGTTCCTACTGCTAATAGTGTTAGGCTGACAACTTGTTTTGGTATTCTTAGCATTTGGGATATTTTTATCCCAGTATCTACTAATATATGTGCGCCTATGACAATGAAAAGTGCGCCTAGAACAAATTTGATTATATTTACAAATATTTCTTTTTTATTATAGGAAATAGATTTTTTGTTTTTTTGGATATTTTTATTTTGACTTTTTAATTCAATTATATTCATCATAATAAATATTGAAAATATTACCATTAGAAAAATTCCTTCACCAAAATCTACAACTCCATCAAAAGCAAAAACATAGAATACTACAACACATACTATCATTATGAATCCTTTCAAACTAAATGAAGCTCTATTTATCTTTATTGGTTTGATAAATGCACATAAGCCAATGATAAAAGCAATATTGCAAATACTTGAACCTATGGCATTTCCTATAGCCATATCTGAGTGACCTTGATTGCTAGCAACTGTGGATACAAATAACTCTGGCAAAGTTGTTGCAATGCTCACGATTGTTGCTCCTATTATCATTGAGGGTATTCCAGTTTTTTCAGCTATCCAAATAGCTGAATCCACAAACATATCTCCACCTTTTACTATAATAACGAGACCAATAAAAAAAACAGCAAACACTAATAAGTTTTCCATTATTACCACCAGCCATTCGTAAATTATAGTATATGTATATATGAAAACCCCTTTATATATTCCTACTATATAAAGACAAGGGACAGGTTCACTGTCCCTATGCTTTCAATTTGAAAAAAGCTAAGAATATTAGTATCAATCCTGATATCCAAGAAAACCCTATTTTAGATTTTGAAACGAGTTTTTCTCCTATTTTTAATCCTATGAAAATAATTGCTATATTGAGTATAAAAGATAGTACTATTATTTGCATATAGTTTATACTTCCCATGGCAGTTCCAAATCCTATTCCAAGGGAATCTAGAGATAGGGCTATTCCTAGATAAAAAGCTTCCATCAAGTCTATATCTCCAGATTGATTTATATCGGCTTTTGTACAGTCTACAACTACATCTATAATTATTTTTATATTTGAAAATTTTATTTCGAATTTATTTTTGTTTCTTTGGATAAAAAAGTTGACAATGCCTTCTAACAAGAAATATATTCCTATGAACAATAGTATTAAAAAACTAATGATAGTTGGCAATCTTCCAGGGAGTATGTTTTTAAGTGTATTGCCTAAAAACATAGCTATAGATAATATTCCTGTACAAATAAAATTTATTAAGAAAAGAGATTTTATAGGTATTTTTATCTTTTTCATTCCATAAGCAATTCCTATAGCTAAGGAATCTATACAAATAGCCACTACTATAAATAATGATTCTAGCATTTTAACACATCCTTTTTCAATCAAACTAGCTATAGATATAGTATTCTAAAAGATTAAAAAAGGACACAAAAAAGGACAGTGAACCTGTCCGAGGCCACTGAAAAACGATGTAATAATATGTAAGATGAATTAAATATAAAATAGATAAGCAAAATCCTCCTTAATTTGGTATAATGTAATTGATAAGAAAACATAACCAAAAGGAGGATTTGCAATGCTTAAAGGCAAAAATAATCAATTAAGCATCTACTCAATATTATATAATAAAATACCAGAAAATCATACATTAAAATTAATAAATAAAGCTATAGACTTAAGTTTTGTAACGAAACTACTTGAAGTATCATACAACAAATACTATGGAAGGCCAGCTAAGGACCCTGAACTTATGATTAGACTTTTGATATTACAGTACTTGTACAATTTGTCGGATGAAAAGCTAATTGAAGAATGTTCATTAAACTTAGCATTTATGTGGTTTTTAGGAATAAATCCAGATGACGATTTGCCAGATTCAAGTTTACTATCTAAATTTAGAGTACATAGATTAAATGATATAACATTAGATCAAATAATAACTGAAATTGTAAGACAGTGCATAGAAAAAGGAATAATTAAAGATACTGGTATTAGCATAGATGCAACCCATACAGAAGCTAATACTTTCAAAGCTACTCCTGAAAGAGTAATAAAACACTTAGCAAAGAAAATATTTAAAACTTATGAAGAAGAATCAGGAGAACTACCTAAAAATATAGATAAAGATATTCCAGATTACAAACAAATTGAAAATCATAAAGAAGCAAAGAAAACTATGAAGGATTATCTTGAAAAAGAAATTGAAAAAGTTGAAAACATTGTTAATCAAGAGGAAAATCCTAAAACAATAAAAGTTTTGGAAAATGCAAAAGAAATATTAAAAGATCCAAAATTCATAGAACAAAGAGGAGTTCGATCAATTGTTGACCAAGAAGCAAGAGTCGGACATAAAAGTAAAACAGAACGTTTTTTTGGATATAAAACAGAATTTATGATGACAACTGATGAGAGGATAATAACAGCGGTAACAGTAAAAAGTGGAGAATATGTAGATGGAACAAATTTTGATAAGTTAATAGAATTGACTAATCAAACAGGTTTAAAAGTAGAAGAAGTCTTTGGAGATAAAGCATATTTTAGAAAGCCCATATTAGATAAAATAAAGGAAATAGAAGCAAAGGCATATATCCCAATAAGTGAAATGTCATATAAAATAGATGAAGAAATATTTAGTTACAACAAAGATTCAGATGAATGGTTTTGTAGCCAAGGAAACATAACAATAAGAAAAAAACATAGAAAAGACAAAAGCGGAAAAGAGACATATAAATATTACTTTGAAAAGGAAAAGTGCAGGAATTGTAGTAAAAGAGAAGAGTGCAAAACTGGAAAAAGAGTTGGTAGGATTCTTGAAGTAGGTATAAACACTCCTGAATTTTATGGATACAGCCAAGAACAAAAAACAGATGGATTCAAAGAAAAATACAAAAAAAGAGCTTGCCATGAAGGGAAAAATGGTGAAATGAAAAATCATCATGGATTAAACCGTGCTCGAGGGTACGGTTTAAGAAGCATGTCCACGCAAGCAAAATTAACTGCAATAGCAGTTAATTTAAAGAGGATAGCAAGCATACTATCCTCTAAATTATCTTCATTTTTATGTGTTTTAAGGTTTAATTCAATATTTTATAAAAAAATTGTGGTTTAATAATAATTTAAGGGACGAGGGAAATTTTTAAGGCTACTTTTTCAGTGGCCTCGAACCTGTCCCCTTGTCCTTATATGTTAATGATGCCTTCAATAACTATTATTGATTGACCGCCTACTTTGACCATGAAACTGTCACCATCCTTTTCTATTTGGCAATGAATGTGACTAGTTCTATTCATGGTTTCACCTTGTACAGATATTATCTCATTATTTTCAAGTAAATCGTTTTTCTTTAAATAATATAACATTGCTCCATTTGCAGTACCAGTAGCTGATTCTTCGTTTATTCCTACAAGTGGTGCAAAGTTCCTAGTGTACACTATATCCGATTTGCTATCTGATAGACTAAAAGCATGTACCCCTAGTATCCCCAGCTCATGGGATAATTCTTCTAATTCTTCATAATTAGCTTTTATATTGTAAAGGGTTTCTTTGTCTTTTATAGGTAGCATGATATCTGGAAGACCTGTTGATATTATCTCTGGTTTTGCTTCTTTGAAACTTGTACCTACATCATTTGCATCTATTCGCATGGCTTTTAGTAGTCTATCTACTTGACTTACATCTCCTATAGACTTTGGTCTGCCTTGCTCCATCATCACTTTGTATACTTCTCCATCTTTGTAGTATATTTCAACTAAAAGATTTCCTACTCTTGTCTCTTGATATATTCTTTTTATACCATCATCAATTGGTGTGATATAACCTTTTTTGGCTAAGCTATAAAATGAACCTATAGTAGCATGTCCACATAAATCTATTTCACATACAGGTGTAAAAAATCTCACTCTGAAACTACTTTTGTCTTTTGGAAAAATAAAAGCTGTTTCTGCGAGATTCATTTCTCTAGCTACTCTTCGCATATCTGCTTCTGATAGTTCACTAGCATCAGGAACAACTCCAGCTGGATTTCCACCAAAAGCTACATCTGTAAAAGCATCTACTTGGTATATATTGAGTTGCATACTTTTCACCTCTGTTTAAATTTATTGTGCAAAATGTTTCACGTGAAACATTATTGTTCTATTATGGCATCTAATATTCTTTCTAGGTCTTCTTCCCCATAATATTCAATCTCTATTTTACCTTTGTCTTTTCCATAGATGATTTTAACCTTTGTTCCCAAATAACTCATCAGGTTTTCTTCTAACTCTACAACTATTGGATCCTTCCTCTTTGAACTTATGCTTTTATTTATCTTTATTTGTTTGGCCATATCCTCTGTCTGTCTGACATTTAACTTCTTACCAATTATCTCATCTGTTGCTCTTTTTCGTTCTTTTTGATTTTTTATAGATAATAATGCTCTGCCATGACCACTAGTTATTTTTCCTTCTTCTACTAAGTTTAATGTTTCATTATCAAGATTTAGTAGCCTCAATGTATTTGCTATATAAGATCTACTCTTGCCTACCACTTGAGATAATTCTTCTTGTTTTAATTTATATTTGTCCATTAGTTCTTTAAATGCTCTAGCCTCTTCTATTGGATTTAAGTCTTCCCTTTGAATGTTTTCGATAAGTGCCAACTTCATGGCTTCAAAGTCTTCTATATCTCTAACCAGACAAGGTACTTCCTTTAGCCCTGCCAACTGTGAGGCTTTCCACCTTCTTTCTCCAGCTACTATTTCATATTTGTTTTCTACTTTTCTTACTATTATTGGCTGTATAATTCCATAACTTTTTATGGAATGAGATAATTCCTCTAGACCCTCTTCATCAAACTCTTTTCTAGGTTGATTTTTGTTTGGTTTTATTAGGGAAATATCAATATTTGTAATAGAATCTTTTTCTTCCCCAATTTCAAGAAACTCTTCTATTGGTTCATCTGGAATCAATGCAGATAGTCCTTTTCCAAGTCCTCTCTTTTTGGCCATCTATATTTCCTCCTCTGATAATTCTAAAAACTCCTCGGCTAAGTCCATATATGCCTCTGCCCCTTTTGACTTTGGATCATAATCTATTACGGATATGCCGTGACTAGGTGCTTCTGCAAGTCTTACATTTCTAGGTATGATAGTTGTATATACTTTTCCTCTGAAGTATTTCTTTACTTCATCTACAACTTGTATAGATAGGTTTGTCCTTCCATCAAACATACTGAGTACTACACCTTCTATGTCCAAATTAGGATTCAAGCTTTTCTTTACGAGTTTGATGGTATCTACCAATTGGCTTACTCCTTCCAATGCATAGTATTCACATTGTATTGGAACAAGTACGCTTTCAGAAGCTGTCAATGCATTGATACTCAAAATACCAAGTGATGGTGGACAATCGATAAGTATGAAGTCATAAATCTCTTCAACTCTTTCTAAGGCTCTTTTCAATCTCAACTCTCTACCTTCTAAGCCTATCAGTTCCACTTCTGCTCCTGCTAATTCAACATTGGATGGTACTAGGTATACACTTTCCGCATTAGTTTCTACTATTATTTCATTTATGTTGTATTCATTAATAAGTATATCATATATTGATGTCTTTAGTGTCCTTTTATCTATACCTAAACCACTGGTAGTATTTCCCTGAGGATCTATATCTATTATTAGTACTTTTTTGTTTTTTTGACCTAATGCTGCACCAAGGTTTATTGTTGTTGTACTCTTTCCAACACCACCTTTTTGGTTGAATATGGAAATTGTTTTTAGCATTTGTCACACTCCTAGATACTATTTGTGTTTATATATTCATTATAATGCAAATTTGGACAAAAAAATAGTAGGTAAACACCTACTATATAAAATGATTTATGAAAATGCCTATTTTTTTGGAATTTGTACTGTAACTTGTACATAATCTCCCATATCTTTTTCACTATATTTTGCAGTTTCACAATTGTCTTTTATTGCTTTGTATGCGGTTTTTAGTGTATTTAAATATATTTTAATATTTATAAGTCCTTTTATGTTTTGACTATGTTTTTCTTCATCATCCTTTGTTAAGTCATCTAAAATGTCTTCTATTAATTTTTCAGTTTTATTTACAGTCAAATCCTGTTTGACTATTTTTGCAGTAACTTCTCTCTTTAGATCATCATCTGGAAGTCTTAAAAGAGCCCTAGCATGTCGTTCAGATAAATTGTTTTCCACTAAAAGTTCTTTTATATCTTCAGGTAATTTCAATATCCTAAGCTTGTTGGCTATTGTTGACTGACTCTTTCCTAGCTTTTCTGCAAGTTCCTGTTGTGTAAAACCATGATCATTTATTAGATTAAAGTATCCTTCTGCCTCTTCTACAAAAGTCAAATCTTCTCTCTGTAAGTTTTCTATTAATGCCACCATAGCTGAATCTTGGTCCTTATAGTTTACGATTATTGCAGGTATTTCCTCTAAATCAGCAATTTCCGAAGCTCTCAATCTTCTTTCACCCGCTATCAATTCATAACTTTCATCACACAACTTTCGTACACTTATGGGCTGAATGAGACCATAAGTCTTAATAGACTGACTCAACTCTTCTAATGCTCTTCTATTAAATTTTTTTCTAGGTTGATAAGGATTAGGTCGTATAGATTTAATAGGTATAATTTTTATTTCAGCTTGTACACTTTGCATATTATCCACATCCCTCTTCCCTTCTAACATTAGTCTTTATTTATTATTCTATAAATTGTAAAGAATTCCTTCTTTTTATTTAGAGAATCGTTCATCAAATTTGTTTATTTTACAACGGATTCTTCTTTGGTTTGCCAGCTTGTCTAGGGTATTTTGTCGGAGTTTCGCTAACTTTTTTTAATATTATCAAACTATGTACTATATCGCTATTGGGTACTGGAACTAATACTTTGTCTACAAATTCTCCACCTAATACTCTTATTGCTTTTTTTGCCTCTTCTAATTCCTCATCTATATTTTTTCCCTTCATAGATACGAAATACCCTCCTACCTTTACAAAAGGTAATGTGTATTCGCATAGTACATCTAGGGAAGCTACTGCTCTAGATATGGCTATATCGAATTTCTCTCTATACTTTTTATCTTGTCCATAGTCTTCAGCTCTTCCATGGATTGTGTTTACATTATCTAATTTAAGTTCTTTGATTACTTCATCTAAAAAGTTAATCCTCTTTTTTAAGCTATCTAATAGTACTAAGTCTATACTTTCTTCTACTATTTTTAGTGGCAATCCTGGAAACCCACCACCTGTTCCTATATCTATTACTTTGACACCCTTTTTGAATAGGTCTATTTTTAATATTGTTAAGCTGTCTAAAAAATGTTTTATATCTATTTCTTCTTCATCATCTATGGCGGTTATATTTATCTTTTGATTCCATTCTAAAAGTAGCTCTTTATATAATGTAAACTTACTCACCTGTTCTTCTGTTAGTTGGATGTCCAATTCCTTTGATCCATCTATTAATGTATTTACATTAATCATTTTTTCCACTCCTAGCTCTTCTTCTTTGTTCTAAATAAATAAGTAATACATTTATATCTGCTGGAGATACTCCAGATATTCTAGAAGCCTGACCTACAGAATCTGGTCTTATGTCGTTTAGCTTTTGCATCGCTTCGTTACTCAATCCTTTTACATCTTTATAATCTATTTCATCAGGTAGTTTCTTTTCTTCAAGTTTCTTGAAATGTTCTATTTGTGCCATCTGTTTTTTAATATAGCCTTCGTATTTTATTTCTGTCTCTACAAGTAGTCTTATTTCTCTAGGTAATTCTGGTCTTTCAGGGTCTAGTTCGGCTAATAGTTCATATCCTAGTTCAGGTCTTTTTATTAAGTCATATAGACTATTTGGGGTTTTTAGTTCTGCACTGCCCCATTGTTTTAGGTAATTGTTGTTTTCCTTAGTTGGGGTTATATTAGTCTTTCTTAGCCTATTCAATTCATTTTCTAGTGCTTCTCTCTTGTAGAGTACATTATTGTATCTTTGTTCACTTGCAAGACCTAGTTTGTATCCTTTTTCAGTTAGTCTAAGGTCTGCATTGTCTTGTCTAAGTGTAAGCCTGTATTCTGCTCTAGAAGTCATCATCCTATAGGGTTCGTTGGTTCCCTTGGTTACTAGGTCATCTATAAGTACTCCTATATAGGCCTCTGATCTGTCTAGTATAAAGGGCTCTTCGCCTTTTAAGTTTTGTACTGCATTGATTCCTGCTATTAAACCTTGGGCAGCTGCTTCTTCATATCCTGAAGAACCACATATTTGACCTGCAAAGAACAAATTGTTTATTTCCTTGTATTCTAATGTTCTCTTAAGTATTGTTGGATCGATACAATCGTATTCTATACCATAGGCACTTCTCATAAACTTGACATTTTCAAGGCCTATGACTGTTCTATACATTTCTATTTGTACTTCTTCTGGTAGGGTACTACTCATACCTTGGACATACATTTCTTTGGTATCAAGTCCTTCTGGTTCAATGAATATTTGATGTTTGTCTTTGTCACTAAATCTAACTACTTTGTCTTCTATTGAAGGACAATATCTTGGTCCTATACCTTCTATTACTCCTGAGTACATTGGAGATCTACCTAGATTTCTTCTTATTATCTCATGGGTTTCATTGGTTGTATAAGTTAAATAGCAAGGTACTTGTTCTACATCAAATTCTTTACCTATGTTTAAAAAGGAAAAAGGTATTATCTCTTCATCTCCTGGTTGAATAGTAGTCTTTGAATAGTCTATACTGTCTCTGTGAACTCTTGCTGGAGTTCCTGTTTTAAACCTTCTAAGTCCTATGCCTAATCTCTCTAGGGAACTAGATAGTATATTTGATGGGAATAGTCCATCTGGGCCACTTTCAAAATCCACTTCTCCAATATATATTCTTCCCTTAAGATAAGTTCCTGTACAAAGTATGACTGCCTTTGCATTGAATACTGCACCAGTTCTAGTAACTACCCCACTTACATTATTATCTTCAACTAATATCTCTACTACTTCACCCTGTTTTAAATCCAAGTTCTCTTCATCTTCCAATACCTTTTTCATTTCTCTATGGTATTTCTTCTTGTCAGCTTGCACTCTCAATGAGTGTACTGCTGGGCCTTTTGAAGTATTAAGCATTCTGCTTTGTATAAATGATTTGTCTATATTTAAAGCCATTTCTCCACCTAGTGCGTCTATTTCCCTTACCAAATGGCCTTTTCCTGTACCTCCAATATTAGGATTACAAGGCATACTAGCTATGGAATCTAATGTCATAGTTAGCATAAGGGTTTTCATGCCCATTCTAGCTCCAGCAAGTGCTGCTTCACATCCTGCATGCCCT is a window of Anaerosalibacter sp. Marseille-P3206 DNA encoding:
- a CDS encoding alanine/glycine:cation symporter family protein; this encodes MNFPKIINIINTVLWDYLLIFLLVGVGIYYTFRLRFIQIRKFRPAMKQVFGGIFKKDERANKDGMSSFQALATAIAAQVGTGNLAGVATAIASGGPGAIFWMWVSAFFGMGTIFAEAVLAQIFKDRVDGEVTGGPAYYISKGLKNKTLAKFLAAFFAVAIIIALGFVGNMVQSNSIAASMNKAFGVSELVVGIAIAILAYLIFSGGMGRIASFTELVVPIMAILYILGCLIIVIVNYKNIGPTFQMIFEGAFNPQAIAGGIFGASVKQVIRYGVARGLFSNEAGMGSTPHAHAVAKVKYPSEQGFVAIVGVIIDTVVICTLTALVIIMTGAFTSGETGPLLTQLAFTKAFGKYGNPFIAISLLFFAFSTIIGWYFFGEANIKFLFGKKGILFYRILVLAFIILGSTLEVKLVWDMADTFNGLMVLPNIIALFVLSPKVIESLRDYEKVTKQ
- a CDS encoding calcium/sodium antiporter, translated to MENLLVFAVFFIGLVIIVKGGDMFVDSAIWIAEKTGIPSMIIGATIVSIATTLPELFVSTVASNQGHSDMAIGNAIGSSICNIAFIIGLCAFIKPIKINRASFSLKGFIMIVCVVVFYVFAFDGVVDFGEGIFLMVIFSIFIMMNIIELKSQNKNIQKNKKSISYNKKEIFVNIIKFVLGALFIVIGAHILVDTGIKISQMLRIPKQVVSLTLLAVGTSLPELVTAIVALIKGESNISVGNIIGANILNLTSVIGASTLVSDHGLLVNRQTLFLDTPFSFLIMILFVLSGFLKGEINRKTGALLLILYIIYLLILF
- the ytaF gene encoding sporulation membrane protein YtaF, with amino-acid sequence MLESLFIVVAICIDSLAIGIAYGMKKIKIPIKSLFLINFICTGILSIAMFLGNTLKNILPGRLPTIISFLILLFIGIYFLLEGIVNFFIQRNKNKFEIKFSNIKIIIDVVVDCTKADINQSGDIDLMEAFYLGIALSLDSLGIGFGTAMGSINYMQIIVLSFILNIAIIFIGLKIGEKLVSKSKIGFSWISGLILIFLAFFKLKA
- a CDS encoding IS1182 family transposase; the protein is MLKGKNNQLSIYSILYNKIPENHTLKLINKAIDLSFVTKLLEVSYNKYYGRPAKDPELMIRLLILQYLYNLSDEKLIEECSLNLAFMWFLGINPDDDLPDSSLLSKFRVHRLNDITLDQIITEIVRQCIEKGIIKDTGISIDATHTEANTFKATPERVIKHLAKKIFKTYEEESGELPKNIDKDIPDYKQIENHKEAKKTMKDYLEKEIEKVENIVNQEENPKTIKVLENAKEILKDPKFIEQRGVRSIVDQEARVGHKSKTERFFGYKTEFMMTTDERIITAVTVKSGEYVDGTNFDKLIELTNQTGLKVEEVFGDKAYFRKPILDKIKEIEAKAYIPISEMSYKIDEEIFSYNKDSDEWFCSQGNITIRKKHRKDKSGKETYKYYFEKEKCRNCSKREECKTGKRVGRILEVGINTPEFYGYSQEQKTDGFKEKYKKRACHEGKNGEMKNHHGLNRARGYGLRSMSTQAKLTAIAVNLKRIASILSSKLSSFLCVLRFNSIFYKKIVV
- a CDS encoding PhzF family phenazine biosynthesis protein — translated: MQLNIYQVDAFTDVAFGGNPAGVVPDASELSEADMRRVAREMNLAETAFIFPKDKSSFRVRFFTPVCEIDLCGHATIGSFYSLAKKGYITPIDDGIKRIYQETRVGNLLVEIYYKDGEVYKVMMEQGRPKSIGDVSQVDRLLKAMRIDANDVGTSFKEAKPEIISTGLPDIMLPIKDKETLYNIKANYEELEELSHELGILGVHAFSLSDSKSDIVYTRNFAPLVGINEESATGTANGAMLYYLKKNDLLENNEIISVQGETMNRTSHIHCQIEKDGDSFMVKVGGQSIIVIEGIINI
- a CDS encoding ParB/RepB/Spo0J family partition protein; protein product: MAKKRGLGKGLSALIPDEPIEEFLEIGEEKDSITNIDISLIKPNKNQPRKEFDEEGLEELSHSIKSYGIIQPIIVRKVENKYEIVAGERRWKASQLAGLKEVPCLVRDIEDFEAMKLALIENIQREDLNPIEEARAFKELMDKYKLKQEELSQVVGKSRSYIANTLRLLNLDNETLNLVEEGKITSGHGRALLSIKNQKERKRATDEIIGKKLNVRQTEDMAKQIKINKSISSKRKDPIVVELEENLMSYLGTKVKIIYGKDKGKIEIEYYGEEDLERILDAIIEQ
- a CDS encoding ParA family protein; protein product: MLKTISIFNQKGGVGKSTTTINLGAALGQKNKKVLIIDIDPQGNTTSGLGIDKRTLKTSIYDILINEYNINEIIVETNAESVYLVPSNVELAGAEVELIGLEGRELRLKRALERVEEIYDFILIDCPPSLGILSINALTASESVLVPIQCEYYALEGVSQLVDTIKLVKKSLNPNLDIEGVVLSMFDGRTNLSIQVVDEVKKYFRGKVYTTIIPRNVRLAEAPSHGISVIDYDPKSKGAEAYMDLAEEFLELSEEEI
- the noc gene encoding nucleoid occlusion protein, with the translated sequence MLEGKRDVDNMQSVQAEIKIIPIKSIRPNPYQPRKKFNRRALEELSQSIKTYGLIQPISVRKLCDESYELIAGERRLRASEIADLEEIPAIIVNYKDQDSAMVALIENLQREDLTFVEEAEGYFNLINDHGFTQQELAEKLGKSQSTIANKLRILKLPEDIKELLVENNLSERHARALLRLPDDDLKREVTAKIVKQDLTVNKTEKLIEDILDDLTKDDEEKHSQNIKGLINIKIYLNTLKTAYKAIKDNCETAKYSEKDMGDYVQVTVQIPKK
- the rsmG gene encoding 16S rRNA (guanine(527)-N(7))-methyltransferase RsmG, with the translated sequence MINVNTLIDGSKELDIQLTEEQVSKFTLYKELLLEWNQKINITAIDDEEEIDIKHFLDSLTILKIDLFKKGVKVIDIGTGGGFPGLPLKIVEESIDLVLLDSLKKRINFLDEVIKELKLDNVNTIHGRAEDYGQDKKYREKFDIAISRAVASLDVLCEYTLPFVKVGGYFVSMKGKNIDEELEEAKKAIRVLGGEFVDKVLVPVPNSDIVHSLIILKKVSETPTKYPRQAGKPKKNPL
- the mnmG gene encoding tRNA uridine-5-carboxymethylaminomethyl(34) synthesis enzyme MnmG, giving the protein MREVKKYIGGDYDIVVIGAGHAGCEAALAGARMGMKTLMLTMTLDSIASMPCNPNIGGTGKGHLVREIDALGGEMALNIDKSFIQSRMLNTSKGPAVHSLRVQADKKKYHREMKKVLEDEENLDLKQGEVVEILVEDNNVSGVVTRTGAVFNAKAVILCTGTYLKGRIYIGEVDFESGPDGLFPSNILSSSLERLGIGLRRFKTGTPARVHRDSIDYSKTTIQPGDEEIIPFSFLNIGKEFDVEQVPCYLTYTTNETHEIIRRNLGRSPMYSGVIEGIGPRYCPSIEDKVVRFSDKDKHQIFIEPEGLDTKEMYVQGMSSTLPEEVQIEMYRTVIGLENVKFMRSAYGIEYDCIDPTILKRTLEYKEINNLFFAGQICGSSGYEEAAAQGLIAGINAVQNLKGEEPFILDRSEAYIGVLIDDLVTKGTNEPYRMMTSRAEYRLTLRQDNADLRLTEKGYKLGLASEQRYNNVLYKREALENELNRLRKTNITPTKENNNYLKQWGSAELKTPNSLYDLIKRPELGYELLAELDPERPELPREIRLLVETEIKYEGYIKKQMAQIEHFKKLEEKKLPDEIDYKDVKGLSNEAMQKLNDIRPDSVGQASRISGVSPADINVLLIYLEQRRRARSGKND